A segment of the Thermococcus sp. genome:
GCCTCCTGGAGAGTGTTGGCCTCAATGAGATGCACCTCTACCGTTATCCCCACGAGTTCTCAGGAGGGCAGAGGCAGAGGATAGCCCTCGCTAAGATCCTCGCCCTCCAGCCAGACTTCGTCGTCCTCGACGAACCGACCTCGGCCCTCGACGTTTCAGTTCAGGCCAACATCCTCAACACCCTCAAGGAGCTCCAGAAGAAGCACGGGTTCTCCTACCTCTTTATAAGCCACGACCTCGGTGTTGTGAAGTACATGAGCCACAGGATGGGAGTAATGTACCTCGGAAAGCTCGTGGAGGTTGGTCCCTCCGAGAGAATATTCGAGAACCCGCTTCATCCTTACACCCAGATGCTCCTCTCGGCGATACCGATTCCAGACCCCGAACTCTCAAGGAAGAAGGAGAGAATGGAAATCAAGGGTGAACCCCCAAGCCCAATCAACCCACCAGGGGGCTGCCGCTTCCATCCTAGGTGCCCACTGGCTAAGGCCGGCCTCTGTGACAAGAAGGAGCCACCTCTCGTTGAGGTTGAGAAAGACCACTACGTCGCCTGCTGGCTCTACGAGAAAGCCTAGGTTGGTTTTTAACCTTTTACATTTTTCTTCCCGAAAGCCTCGCCCTTTAGGGCGGGGATGAAGTAAACCACCTAACAACCCTTAAACCACCGAAAACCCTTTTAAGTTTTTGCAACTTAATAAGGCCTCGGAGAGGCCACTCAAGAACAACCCGATGAGATGAGGGGTTTCACGTTACCACTCTGCTTTAGAGTGGTTTGACGCTGTTAAGCGTCTTCGAAAGACTGCCCGCTGAGGCAGTCTGAAACTAACGAGTGGGCCTTTGGAATGATAACCCCAAACCGTTCAGCGGTAGGGGTAACGGGCACGAGACCGTGCCCTCGGGCTGAGCCGAAACTGGTGACGGGAGTAGGTGAATGAGTGCCCGTAAACCGAACCGCCTGCTGGCGAGGGGTTAACTTGAACCCTCGCCGTTCACGACGGGGAGGAGGTCAGAGTATTCACGTTGGAGTACATGAGGTGAAACATTTAAAGTTCCCCCGCTTATTATTTCCGGCGATAGAGATGAGTCGAAAGATCGGCTTCATAGTCAACCCCATAGCTGGAATGGGCGGCAGGGTGGCCCTCAAGGGCACTGACGGCGTCGTGGAAGAGGCGATAAAGCGTGGTGCCAGGCCCGTCGCGGGGGACGTTGCGAGGCTCTTCATGAGGGAGCTTGAAGGATACGAGGAATTTGAGGATCTTGAGTTCCTCACCGGACCCGGCCCGCTCGGGGCGGACGTCCTGCGGGAATTCGACTTCTCATTTGAAGTTCTGGAGCACAGGAAGATAAACTATCGGAAGGTTAGGGACGCTGAAATCCCTGACACAACCGCGAAGGACACCAAAGAACTTGCCGGAAAGATGGTCGATAATGTCGATATAATCGTCTTCGCCGGAGGAGATGGAACGGCTAGGGACGTTTTCAGCGCCGTTGGGAAAAGGGTGCCAATCCTTGGCGTCCCAACGGGGGTGAAGATGTTCTCAGGGGTCTTTGCATCATCACCGGAGGACGCGGCGCGTTTGCTGGTCGAGTTCCTCAAGGGAAACGCGAGACTCGTTGAGAGGGACGTCATGGACCTCGATGAGGAGGCCTTTAGGCACGATGAGGTGAAGCCAAAGCACTTCGGGAAGGCCTTGACCCCCTACGCCGAGCTTCTCCTTCAGGGGGCAAAGGAACCAACGAGGACGGATGAGAGCGAGGATGTTCAGGCTACGGTTGAAGCCCTCGCGGAGGAGCTTGGGAATGGAATCTACTTCCTTGGCGCCGGTTCAACGGTAAAACGACTCAAAGATCTCCTTGGAATCGATGGGACGCTCCTCGGTGTTGATGTCGTCGAGATAAAGGACGGAAGGGCGAGACTCATCGTGAAGGATGCAACTGAGAAGGACCTCCTCAAGTTCGTTGAAAGGAACCCGAGAGTGGTCGTGACAGTCATAGGGGGTTTGGGCTTCCTCTTTGGCAGGGGAAACCAGCAATTCTCGGCCGACGTCCTCAGGAACATCCCGAAGGAAAACATAATTGTCGTCGCGGCCCCCTCTAAGGTCTCAAATGGCATTGTAAGGGCTTACACCGGTGACAGAGAAGTTGATGAGAAGCTCCGCGGTTATATAAGGGTCCGCGTAAGTCCATGGATGGAGAAGATGGTGAGGGTGGTTTAGAAAGCCGTTTATACTTCCTCTTCCTTATTCCCTTTTGGTGATGGTATGAAGTACTCACGCATAGCCGTCCGCCTCTTGGAGAGAGAGGGAGAGGACGTTTTCTACGACCCAGTTTACCACGGTAGGACCCTGAAGGTCCTCGGCATGGACAGTTATCCCCTAGAACTGCTGGAATACTTGGTCGGAGAATACAGAAAGCTCAGCTACTCCGCGGTGGTCTTCGACACGACCGGGGAGTTCCCGAAGGAGGGCTTTGACACGGTTATCTCGATTGAAGACGGAAAGGGAACGGGCCTCGATCCCATACATATGGGTACTGGGGGTTACTTCGACCCTTACATTGCGGCAACGATAGTACAGACCATCTACGGCCTTGACAGAACCCTAACAGACAGGCTCTACTCCGACATTCTGAGTGGGAAGATCAAAAGTGTTCCAGAGGCGGCTAAAGCCGGGGAGAA
Coding sequences within it:
- a CDS encoding ABC transporter ATP-binding protein, producing the protein MEPVLKVENLKKYFPVRSLLRTVAWVKAVDGVNFEIMPGETFGLVGESGCGKTTTGRTILRLIEPTGGKINFMGRDVTKLKGKDLLWFRRHAQIMFQDPYSSLDPRQTVFNIIMEPVKFHGIEVDDPEEFVISLLESVGLNEMHLYRYPHEFSGGQRQRIALAKILALQPDFVVLDEPTSALDVSVQANILNTLKELQKKHGFSYLFISHDLGVVKYMSHRMGVMYLGKLVEVGPSERIFENPLHPYTQMLLSAIPIPDPELSRKKERMEIKGEPPSPINPPGGCRFHPRCPLAKAGLCDKKEPPLVEVEKDHYVACWLYEKA
- a CDS encoding ATP-NAD kinase family protein, which gives rise to MSRKIGFIVNPIAGMGGRVALKGTDGVVEEAIKRGARPVAGDVARLFMRELEGYEEFEDLEFLTGPGPLGADVLREFDFSFEVLEHRKINYRKVRDAEIPDTTAKDTKELAGKMVDNVDIIVFAGGDGTARDVFSAVGKRVPILGVPTGVKMFSGVFASSPEDAARLLVEFLKGNARLVERDVMDLDEEAFRHDEVKPKHFGKALTPYAELLLQGAKEPTRTDESEDVQATVEALAEELGNGIYFLGAGSTVKRLKDLLGIDGTLLGVDVVEIKDGRARLIVKDATEKDLLKFVERNPRVVVTVIGGLGFLFGRGNQQFSADVLRNIPKENIIVVAAPSKVSNGIVRAYTGDREVDEKLRGYIRVRVSPWMEKMVRVV